DNA from Musa acuminata AAA Group cultivar baxijiao chromosome BXJ1-5, Cavendish_Baxijiao_AAA, whole genome shotgun sequence:
CACTAAAATTGATTGCATATtattgatgtatgattttatttactgtataagaattatcattatttttttattacatgaGTTTCATGATAAattgatatattataattttatattaaattattaatatatatatatatatattatgaatattaaaattatttttattcttttcaaaAGTTTTTAAGATAATAtacttttatcttatatttattttcagattaCCTTACTATTTTATAATAGATCTAAGACATGGGTGAATGAACTTTTCTCATCACTCATGCTCTACTAAGATGCTTTTATTTTTTcagttaaaaaatatttagtattgtaaacataaaaatttcaattcaaagatattttttaaaaaatatgaataataaaataataatttattttttataaatataagatgTGACATAAATTAATTTTACTGTTGGTTAGAAGTTATTAATCTGAatctttaaatggatgttaatagtaataatttttatatatgaagGATTTTAATATTAGATGGGAGATCTGAATTTCTAAACTTttcagtgatatatatatatatttatttatttatttatttgtgttACACTCAAGGGAAGGCCACATTTGCAGTCAACGCTACTCATcctagagagagcgagagagagagagagagagaggagatgacGCTGAAGGTGTACGCCGATCGAATGTCGCAACCATCACGGGCGATTATAATCTTCTGCAAGTAATATTTCCTAACGCAATTTCTTTACATTTTCGCTTTAACCTTTTCGATTAGATGTTGGATTGGGAAGACAAATCTCTCGCTTTCTATGTTGGGATTAGATTCGTCTCCCTTGGGCTCTACGATTTATCGTGGGAAATTTTGGTTCTTGATTTCAGGGTCAACGGCATCGATTTCGAGGAGGTGAGGATTGATCTCGTGAAGCGTCAGCATCGCTCGCCCGAATTCAAAGGTCCCTTTTTGCGACTCCAATTCATAGTTATGCCCAGCATATCTGAATCACAGACAAATCAATATTGAATAGTAATACTATGGAGTGAGATTTTACGAAATAGCATCTTCGCAATCTAGCTGTAAATTAGTGCTATGAAAAAGTATGGGTTTGTTGAATAGTAGTAGTGATTGCAAGATATCTGTGTTATATGATAGTAGAATCTTGAAaagcaataaataaaataattttaagagaTCGCTAATAATGAtgctttgttgatttttttagTATCCTATAAAGAGGATAACAGAATGTATAATCAACTAAAGATTTTTTATCTAGGGTTTAGGCAATACTATATATGTTCCGGATCAGTAGGAGGAAGAAAGTGGATTGAGCAAGGTTGATTATGGTTATCTTTTATAGCAAAAGTATGCCAAACGAAGAATTGAGAACAATGGAGATTATGGTTTTGTTAGATAACAATTCTTAGAATAGCTACCATCATCAGTGGGGACACCAGACAGACACTTATTTGTCCATGAAACTCCTTATGTTTTATTTGACAGAAATAactactttatctcaatgtttgAACATGAGAAATCATAATGTGAATATCTTGTTTCTGCCCTTCTGCTCAATCTAAATGTGCAAGCTTGTCTCAGCTTTGCTGATTTACGAACTAAGCATACCTTTTTCAGTATACTCCACCTCTTTCTTTTCTGGATGTACCGACTCAGATGCTTTACTCAGAAATAAACCCAATGGGACAAGTTCCAGCTGTTGTTGATGGAAGATATACGCTCTTTGAGAGGTAGATGTTGATTATTTAAGTTTTTGCTTaaatatattatcttttaatGCTTCTCCTGTCCTTGATTACATGTGAATCCTTTCATGGTGGTAACTGAGTCTTCATTTAGGGCAGTGTCACATATCTTTGAATAATTTGTCCTTATAGTAGACTGCCCATTATACTGCTTTTATTAGGTTTTGTTTCATTGATACAATCAGCTCTTTTTGTTCAACTCACAGGCAATGGTTGCCATGTCATGCTGAGAACAACATGTTTCAAAATCATGTTAAgttgaaaattttcatttttttctgtttttctttCCCTTTGCACTTATATGAGCATTTGATGTTGCTTTCATTTCTGGGGAACCAACCATGTGGCTGGTCTATAAATAGGTACTAAAGAGAAAATGAAAAGTATCCTAAACTGAAACAAAATATGTTAGGATTAGGTCTATATGGACTCAAATCAGAGACCTTCtcgaaaaaatagattaaactgATTATTATCAAATAATACAAGCTGTTCCAAAGACCCAACATGAGTTTTGTTGCATTGGGTTCTTTCGTCAACTGTCTTAATGATCAGTAAGTCTACCATCATTTATCTTTTAAGGAAAAATAATGAGATGACTCTATGTTCATTAATTGTATTCTAATCCAGGAGCAATACCAAAATGCTTCAATGAAGGGTTACTTTTTTGATACCTTTAACCGGTTGAATTAATCAATCAAATGCTCCTATCCCTTGACTTATGAACAAAACTTGAATCCCATCGGATCCCATCATTCTACATTTGTTTGTTGTTGCAGCACCTTTCTGGTAAGTTGTCATACATCAAAGTGGTATCAGATTTCTTTTCTGGTACCTTGTAATTTATCGCACATCCTGAACTTGATTCATTACATTTTGAATGGCCCTTATGTAGACATGATGGTTTACTATTAAGATATTAAATTTTATAGGCACTTGAAACTCTAGAATAACCCTGGTGTTCTTGAACAAATAAATGCTACAGTAGATATAAGTTTCAGGCCAACTTGAATAGACTCTAAATTCTCAAAGCTAAGGGTAAAATAACTAATAACAATTAAAAGACAAGACCCAACAGGAACATTATGATGTCTTATGAATAAAGAATTTTCTATGGCAGTCGTTTTACTTTCATATGTTTGTTTCATGGTATAATTTCCAAGTCTGAGATCACTGTCATGCTAATTTACCTGTATTATCATATATGCCGCATGAACATCTGTACCTTTCTTACTCAAATTGAATATTCAttgtattttaaatttaattctaAATCTTGATAAAGTTTTTTATGTTAAAGTTCATTTTATTTATTCAATTTTGACATATAAACATACCAAATATTTGTCTGCATCCATCTTTCTGGCAAATTGTatctaattgacttattttttGGTCCAGTCATGCCATTTTGAGCTATCTTTCCTGTGCATTTCCAGGCATTCCGGACCATTGGTAATTTATAATGTGTCATTTACATTCCTTTTCTCTGTCGATCAATTGTGTGGGTTTATTTTCATACTATATTTTCTCCGACAACCTGATAGTCTCCATGGGGCCTTAGTTTTATGCTGTTGATAGACAACTAATACATCTGTCTGATGACCTAATAGTTTTCTGAGGCTTAACTCATATGTTGTCAGAAACAACTTAGATACTACAACCTTCATGTGAAGGTCCTGATAGGTCAATTTTCATAAGTACTTATCTCTACTTTTTAAATGTTATAAATGACCATAAATCATTGTCAAGAAAGATAAATAAGCATATGGTACAAAACATTTTTAAGTTGCAATGGCATAACTTGGTTACTATTGGATACTCCAAAATGATTTTTCCTTCACATTTGAGACAAAGAAATATTCAGTAGTAAAAGAATAATTTATCTATCATATCTCTCCTATTTGTTCATATAATGCTGGCAAAAGTTCAACTGGCTAACATTTAACTGCTCGCTCAAGCTACCTTGCTCTGATAATATTAATAAACAAACAATAGGAACAGGAGGAAAAGTGACTTTTGAAGTTATATCTTTATATTCTGTAGGAAAACAATGGTTATACGTTAAGTGGAGTACTTGATACATTGGAAGCAGACATCTATTTGATCCTTTATTAGTGAAAGATGTACTATTCCTTTTTGTTATGATATTAGACCATCGATGTTAGATAGAAATATCACTTATACTTTGTTTGTGTTCTTTATCATGGCCATCTCAAGATAAGTTTTACCTTGTAACTCGTGTTTTATATGGAAGGTATCCTGCTGATCTCTTCACTAGAGCCAAAATTCAGTCCATATTGGATTGGCACCACACCAACCTACGCCGTGGTGCAGGTATGAAAAAGCTCCATCCTCTCATTTCTATTTTCTGAATGAAGAACATGGACATATTAATTCTTATAATGCTAGTTTTCCTGAAGACATCCATGAGAAGAGGTTGAATTTATGTTAAAAAATATCcaagaaattaaaaataaagaaatacTTAAGGCAAAGGATGTGTTCACTAACTTAAAGAATCTAAGTTGCTGAGAAACTTGAATTCATGTCTTCAGACACAGTTGTGGTTGTGACATCTGATTCACCAACCATCTGAAGATTAAACTAGTGACAGTTGGGAATAACAATGGAAAAAATGATGAGTTTTAGTTGATTTCATGGCACATATCCCTAGAAATGTTGGAGGGACGTTCAGTTTGAGTTTATTGGTTTCATTTAATATAGCAAAGACTTTAAGAATGCTGCCTTCATTTATTGGTTCTTCTCTTCCTTATAAGTTTTATTTCATATAGTAGACAAGGATTCCTAACACCCAGGGTTTGTAATACCGTACGTATTGGTCCACCAGTAGATCGGCACACAAACCGTCTACTACCGGGCGGTATCAGGCATTTGGCCTCGTGTCGGGCGATATAGGGCTATACCGGATGGTAACGTTCGAAATTTCAATCATTACTAACCTATACCAATTGGTATCGATCGATTTCGATCATTATCGACTTGTACCAGCTAGTACtcatcgatttcgaccgttatcacCTTGGGCAAAGGAGCTAGAGGAACCAAAGATTGATCCTATCGACCTCCATTTCCACAAAAGATTCAGAGTCAATGTCAGAGTCAATGTTAGAGAACCAAAAGGGTCCTTTACTTGATGAGGCGAGAAATCCTCAATGTCCTTtacgttttatcaccgaggcaatagaaaAAGAGGCTCTAGTAGGAGAAAAATCCCCCTCGGTCAGAACATGATGGAAGGGGCTAGacaatatttatttctaacttaaaaaccctatcctaacttttttttttattttttaggtatTTTCATAGAGTTTTATGCTTATTTTAGGTATACTGCTCGATACGCCGTATCGTACCATATCGAGCAAAGCTCAGTACACTGGTACGATACGAGATTAAGAACCTTGCTAACACCATAAACCAATGGGCCTTCttcgtcttttttttttccatcacaTCAGAGttcattatatttatgattttctAGTTTGATGAGACTTGACAGCCCGAttgctttttattatttgtaGCAACCTTTGTTCTTAACCGTGCCCTGGGACCTGCACTTGGTCTTCCATTAAACCCACAAGCAGCAAATGAAGCTGAAATAATTCTTAGAGCGTCCCTTTCAAAGATAGAGTTGCTTTGGCTAAAAGGAAATGCAAAATTCTTATTGGGAAATTTCCAGCCATCCATTGTAGATCTCAGCCTTGTCTGTGAGATTATGCAATTGGAGGTATGTCACTTGATGCATACTCATTGTGTTTTATGACTATTACATACAGTTatggaaaagaaaatataattttatttaaatccaTGCATTTTCTTATCATATCTTACAAACTACTACAGTATCTGTGGTTTTCAATAATTGTAATTTGCAAAGAGAAAAATAAGCAAATATGAATTAGACTGGATACAATATAGTGGGATAACATGAAGCACATGGATGCAAGATGCTAATCTTTGGAGCTGTCATCCAAATTTTGATACATCATAATAATTTCTGAAGCTATTTAATAGTGCATCCCTTTGCTTCAGGTAGTGGATGAGAAAGATCGCCACAGAATATTGGGGCCTCACCCAAAGATTTTGCAATGGATCGAAAATGTAAAATCTGCTACCAGTCCTCATTTTGAGGAAGTCCATGAGATTCTGTACAAAGTCAAGGCAAGGCTACACAGCAGGCTGGCCAACGCAAAACCTAACGATACTCATCTCAGCATGAAACCCAACCCGAAGCTTTAACTTGATCAAACTGGTGATTTGATGCAGCAGTTTACATTGCAGTGACAGAGCACTAAAACAGTGTTGCTATGTGTGTGTTTATTTTAGATGTTTCCGAAGGATTAAGAACAATCATTGAAGTTGTCTTATACGTGACGCATCATAAAAATAATGATCAAATCCAAGTTGCTGCATATTTCCATACGCTGATTGCGAAAGCTCTAGTACTGTGATATATTTATAGTCGCATGTGagtaatctcgtattttgatgatgaaactacttgatatatgtttatgatttaatctacgttttgagtgacgcaggatgctttgatcaggatgagacaattaaaccaagaaaatcatgttgtgccggaggaacatgtcagaagattggacgtcgggccggtggatcggtcgacgtatcgacagaaggcttcgggccgtggagtcgggcatcgggccctgatttctgccaagcagttgaaccgcccaagccaggaggtggcatcgcttgggctaagtctccgagcgagactgggcggtgcaaccgccctagccaggaggtggcaccgcctgggctcagtctccgagtgagactgggcggtgcaacctcccttaacaagaggtggcaccgcctgagctcggtcttcgagctctagcaggaggtgcaatcgcccctgacagaggtggcaccgcctagaggctcagtcttcgagctctgtcaggcgatgcaaccgcctcaatcaggagatgCAAtcactagatcccggaattccgggaattaatagttttgagctccaaattcaaactgggttggggcctataaataccccacccattcagcattgaaagggcactcaacatacaccgaaatcctgatcttgttctgtgatttttagagctcaaaattgttgtaaaggccaaaagttcttctccctcttttcttccaagttctgatccttaaagagaggagagaaaattctgtatgggttgtctcctaagcccgtcaaaaggagtgaaactataaaagggtggttggccttcgcctattgaaggaaggcctctagttgacgtcggtgacctcgtcggtggaggaagccaaaagtggagtaggtcaagattgaccgaaccactctaaatctcggtttgcatttactttgagcatattatctttactgcaaacctcctcaaaagcttattgctttctgcgcatatatgattgggtttcaagctttgcactttctgaatcggcgtttagacgtaaatcagttttatcgtacgatcatcatattccagtttgcacttacgttttgatttcaatcataactgcaaattgcctttatatccttgttttaactgcatctcgcttaatcaaaagttaaagtgatttacgaatcggttttcttaccgaaatcactattattgaacgaacgcgatttttatcgtagaaggtttttcgctgcactaattcacccccccctcttagtgcttttgatcctaacaattggtatcagagcttaatatttctcatttcagatttacacccgagagaaatggctcttcatggctttcaagagggcttatcgattgttcgttcaccgttgtttaacggattggactacacttattggaaaactcgaatgagagttttcttgatttctatgaatttggatttatggaatatcgttgaaaacggttttcaacttccctctaaaccgatgaacgaatggtcgggttttgagaagaagtatttttctttaaacgtaaaggctatgaatgccttattttgcgctttggacaaaaatgagttcaatcggatttctacgtacgaaacggcttttaacatttgacgaacacttgaaatcatgcacaagggaactagtagagtcaaagactcgaaagttaacattttattacatgattttgagctttttcgaatgcaaccaagcgagactataggcgacatgtacacccgtttcacggatgtcgtcaatagtttaagagctcttggaaaatgtttttcggattttgaactcgtaaacaagattttgcgttctctttctaagaagtgggattcaaaagtaactacaatacaagaagctaaaaacctaaacaacttactacttgaagaactaattggttcattaatgacatatgaaatggtgcacaatacacatgatgaacaaaatcaccttccaaagaacaggaaggatttggaactccggacaaatgaataccacttgagtgatgactcaagtgatgaggacaatgatgaacttgaacttcgattactaaatcttaataagtttattaaacaaaaatctaaaataaataataaactttaacgaaggaagaggccaaagaagaagaacacaaagtgggatgaatcgagctcctcccaagacgaggagaaaatcaagaaagacgaggtggAAAACTACACCTTAATCGCTttgaatgatgaggtaatcgaaatccccctaatttattttgaaattacttgatgctttcatgatgtattttcttttttagtttagaattaattttcttaaaaattacatgttttaaaaaattatgaccatgctaagtaatttcaaaaatgataatattgcatattttatgataaacaaataaaatgatcttgattgaaaatatgaaatcatggttaagaaataataatgtgtattacgttgatttctattgttatttcttgattttgattaatgcATATTTGCTGCTTCTTCGGATCGACTTTGCAAGCAGTGGGATGTTCTTCCTCGATATCAACTCTCCGCTGGCCATCGTTGAAATCGTTATTGTCTGTCTTCTACCTACTACTTTTGGATGCTTCCCCTCTGCTTCATTTCATCCTCCAAGCAGCACAATGTTGTTTTTGTTCTTTCCAAGTGaatgttgctgctgctgttcttTTTTTTACCCATGACTGCATCACACGCACTGCAATCTGATGCTTGACATGAGAGTGGTGCCTAAGAGGGAGTAAACGCCCGAAAGGAAGTAGGCATCGAGTGGACCTACAGCGAAAAGGAGACCATTAACGTATTTTGGTACTACTTTTCTAGACTTGTATGTTTGCTGCCATCTTGCATGAGACACTTCGACATGGTGTCACaaccttagctagttttgcctaaggcgtgcggcaccctcgcgcgtccgtccgcaaaggtcagcctccccgaagtctcccattgtcccttaggaccaacaaaagagaaaacgggttaaagagaacgcctcaatcgggatccacaagcaaacatgtccgaaaaacacttcatagacaatacaaattacaaacagactttacaagctctgaatagttgcacaacaaagggtaaaatgatccattacagaccgaaaagctctcgctcgtgtccacttgacacaacctttatttacaagcctaaaaaggccaccaacccaactaacatgggactatttagccttcggccgcccctctatctactgtacaaggcatgaacatgccaaaagacaacggatagacataagcattacatccaacatcttgtttagaagtttgtccgttacattctcccccactaatcccttcgacgtcctcgtcgaagcctttgtgaacactgcaactcttcgcctttgctgagtcttcaatcttctgctccagctgcaatgcgcctcctggctcccagctgctctccgctgctgtttctgagtagtcgaacctttgatccgccatgctgcttcaactcgccaatgactctgactctggtgtggggttggctgagttgtattgatcctcgttgattcctgcggatccaccaaatgaaggaaaagaccatccttactgcgccagtctctcaaaatttccccatactgcttgaactgggtggatgcttgttggagctttaacgagcatcgcctcgcaaacttccgaagttttgggtcattcctccacaaaatctgctcattgactcttctttcagttagttgtcacatccaagtaggttcgcatcacttccgctttcgattggcatttcgtagggaaatgaggcggacaatctactctcagtagcactgatcaccgttggtgaggatttgacaactattgtcttccattatcttcgaagggtctttgaacttgtgcagcgctcctctgctggatagataagagaattggggtactcagtttcgcccattctcttaagagttgagaaggcaaaagttacttgacttcgcccgcctcctcgaggttgtacttcatgcatcgagctggttactggccttcgcctgctctttgctcacacttttgaagcacttgaagtgtttgcactccttgcattgagttagctactgtgattcaccttctcaaagccattgaacttctggaatgcaggaagttttcaccccaacttggagtaattctctgatagatgaggtcgcctctgggattgtaccgtcttctccatcaaccctgccgcctactccactgagtagcaaaggtacaacaccgtgtactgcttgcttcgttccttggtcgtgcactcttgcatgacccgaagtccttcacttatggctatcttgatgagaaacttgttgacaccggtcttacgaagtttcttggcctctgcccttcagccttgtctcggtacttggagattgcctctgcatgctccacctcctcggcccctttcacgaccaagcgctctccccccatgagagcaagggatcaatgacttgcacggaagtcccgcctctgcggtaccatggagctgccatgcccatggccctactatccgtcgcctcgcctctgtatcccttttcttcacaatcagtagagatgtctccgtggcactcctctgagtccacctccattctaactgatgcttgattttgggtagctaagtccctctggactcgtcgtcgcttcctcgcccctttcgaccccctgcttcaacaccactgtgttctccaagcagtctgtttggtcgatggaaagacagactgcaactcccatgcatggcctctgccatcacgttgtagagtttgcagcgattatgttctccttagcttccttggtagcaacgttcgcttactcgaccttgtcctctgacttgtcgggctcccttaagcgaatatgagctctggagcagtccaactctccagctgcttcgatcatacctctgtatggttaagtccctcccatggaactcactggtacttgcattcgaacttttcccttggtggaacacagcccccatatgctgatgaccaaggctttcatccgatgcaaaattcgatgcacgcccggaagacccgcctctgcggtaccatggccttcactccttgaatccatagcccttcttgccgtcgtgttgttcaccgaagtggagcttccagtagctcccgatcatacctccatatgatctcatccctcacgggaacaATGTCGTGTgcgtcgcattgccacaaactgttccaccacgatccgctgcaccatgtcgcctcctggtgacatctccattgcattctgatccttgtggaataaactcgaattgtgaaccctccatgtgtggcctctgccaatacatcgcagggtctcctcccctttcgaatttgttcgctcctttggcaatcgaccttcatccacccactcttgggtcacacctatatgaagcaccgctctaggacagtccgtcgcctagtagctcccgaagtccaccgacttcactatagtttgtgcaccattgtctggatcctgggcctctgcccctaccagcacaatctccgttgtgcactgcttccttcatggcaacttgaatggcaacactgtggcatattcttcaagagtagccgcctctgcgtcctcttgccccgtgctaaggcctcctgaacccaacttcgcctccgcaaattgagtcgccttagttcctccatcaaatgctcctccgagataaggtgcatgtgcccagaagctcccttcgtctttggcaccatgcaagatgagtccgctccgtctgaatgaaggacccatggaacaacatgatcctacccttgcctctgcaagagttcatgtctttgacctctgtctaaggaaagcactgtgcttctgctccatgttccaacttctctgctggctcccttcatgcggcttgggtacttcgccaagttacacccaagttgctccgctcctcgtttttgcat
Protein-coding regions in this window:
- the LOC135673840 gene encoding glutathione S-transferase T1-like isoform X1, whose protein sequence is MTLKVYADRMSQPSRAIIIFCKVNGIDFEEVRIDLVKRQHRSPEFKEINPMGQVPAVVDGRYTLFESHAILSYLSCAFPGIPDHWYPADLFTRAKIQSILDWHHTNLRRGAATFVLNRALGPALGLPLNPQAANEAEIILRASLSKIELLWLKGNAKFLLGNFQPSIVDLSLVCEIMQLEVVDEKDRHRILGPHPKILQWIENVKSATSPHFEEVHEILYKVKARLHSRLANAKPNDTHLSMKPNPKL
- the LOC135673840 gene encoding glutathione S-transferase T1-like isoform X2; amino-acid sequence: MLYSEINPMGQVPAVVDGRYTLFESHAILSYLSCAFPGIPDHWYPADLFTRAKIQSILDWHHTNLRRGAATFVLNRALGPALGLPLNPQAANEAEIILRASLSKIELLWLKGNAKFLLGNFQPSIVDLSLVCEIMQLEVVDEKDRHRILGPHPKILQWIENVKSATSPHFEEVHEILYKVKARLHSRLANAKPNDTHLSMKPNPKL